A window from Frischella perrara encodes these proteins:
- the ispF gene encoding 2-C-methyl-D-erythritol 2,4-cyclodiphosphate synthase yields MRIGHGFDVHKFGGEGPITLGGVKIPYEYGFIAHSDGDVVLHAITDALLGALALGDIGQLFPDTDAQYKNIDSRILLKKAFDIVRSKGYQLVNVDSTIIAQEPKMKPHIPQMRVNIAEDLNVHFDQVSVKATTTEQLGFTGRKEGIACEAVVLLKKVNQ; encoded by the coding sequence ATGAGAATTGGTCACGGTTTTGATGTTCATAAATTTGGTGGGGAAGGTCCAATAACCCTTGGTGGTGTTAAAATTCCCTATGAATATGGTTTTATTGCTCATTCTGATGGTGATGTGGTATTGCATGCTATTACTGATGCTTTACTTGGTGCATTGGCATTAGGTGATATAGGTCAGCTTTTTCCTGATACCGATGCTCAATATAAAAATATTGATAGTAGAATTTTATTAAAGAAAGCATTTGATATTGTAAGATCTAAAGGATATCAACTAGTCAATGTTGATAGCACAATCATAGCCCAAGAACCAAAAATGAAACCGCACATCCCACAAATGCGGGTTAACATTGCAGAGGACTTAAATGTGCATTTTGATCAAGTAAGTGTAAAAGCCACGACTACGGAGCAGTTAGGTTTTACAGGCAGAAAAGAAGGCATTGCTTGTGAAGCAGTAGTATTATTAAAGAAAGTCAATCAGTGA
- a CDS encoding amino acid ABC transporter permease — protein MNFNWTLFLEPTPYGDGVYFDWLWNGVIVTTSLAFTAWIIAFILGSVIGIMRTLNNKFLNKFAVIYIELFRNIPLLAQMFLWYMIMPEMLSGSLKTWFIEDLDPNIHSFILAAIALGLFTSARIAEQVRTGIQTLPVGQKYAAVALGLSKVQMYGYILLPNAYRKIIPTLTSEMTNIIKNSSVASTIGLIDLIGQIDRINESTNSIVEILCGVTLTFMIINYSVILVMRIVEWNTRLPNTMSGG, from the coding sequence TTTATTTTGACTGGCTTTGGAATGGTGTAATTGTCACTACTTCATTAGCTTTTACGGCATGGATTATTGCGTTCATTCTAGGCTCAGTAATCGGAATTATGCGTACACTTAACAACAAATTTTTAAATAAATTTGCTGTAATATATATTGAACTTTTCCGTAATATTCCATTATTAGCTCAAATGTTTTTGTGGTATATGATTATGCCCGAAATGTTAAGTGGATCTTTGAAAACATGGTTTATCGAGGATCTTGACCCGAATATTCATAGCTTTATTCTGGCAGCTATTGCTTTAGGTTTATTCACTTCGGCACGTATTGCTGAACAAGTTCGGACGGGTATCCAAACTTTACCTGTAGGACAGAAATATGCTGCGGTAGCTTTAGGTTTATCAAAAGTACAAATGTATGGTTATATTTTACTACCTAATGCTTATCGCAAAATTATTCCGACTTTAACATCGGAAATGACTAATATTATCAAAAACTCATCTGTTGCATCGACAATAGGTTTAATTGATCTAATTGGTCAAATTGATCGTATTAATGAGTCAACCAATAGTATTGTTGAAATATTATGTGGTGTAACACTAACCTTTATGATTATCAACTATTCGGTGATTTTAGTTATGCGAATTGTAGAGTGGAACACTCGTTTACCTAATACGATGAGTGGAGGTTAA
- a CDS encoding DUF3987 domain-containing protein, translated as MLDIQINSKLVTPTSLFILTIAESGERKSTVDNSLRKALVEINDEINDKNKKMRSHYDSELNNGE; from the coding sequence ATGCTTGATATACAGATTAATTCAAAATTGGTAACTCCAACCAGCTTATTTATTTTAACTATTGCTGAATCTGGTGAAAGAAAGAGCACAGTAGATAATTCGTTAAGAAAAGCACTGGTGGAAATAAATGACGAAATTAATGATAAAAATAAAAAAATGAGGTCTCATTATGATAGCGAACTAAATAATGGAGAATAG
- the truD gene encoding tRNA pseudouridine(13) synthase TruD, with protein sequence MVNKLQDLSYLNGKPKVTGIYKQYNQDFIVKEDLGYELTNEGEHVFVEIRKEDCNTLFVAEQLAKFANISTKLVGYAGLKDRNAITTQFFGLHIPGKLTPDFSQFKLAGCEVLSVTRHNKKLRIGGLKGNFFSLRLRDISDASALEARLQLIQHSGVPNYFGEQRFGRDEHNLTQAMLWANGEINIKDRKKRSFYLSAARSAIFNDIVSQRIAKGIFNTVLNGDVLQLAERGSWFVAEAKELDVLQSRMNLGELNITAPMVGDNQLNTMEDALLFETSCINHHWSSFLNLFKKERIETARRAIILRPKNLTWQWQDQATILINFWLPAGCFGTSIIRELIV encoded by the coding sequence ATGGTAAATAAATTACAAGACCTTAGCTATTTAAATGGTAAACCAAAAGTTACTGGTATTTATAAACAATATAATCAAGATTTTATTGTTAAAGAAGATTTAGGATATGAACTGACTAACGAAGGTGAACATGTATTTGTTGAAATTCGTAAGGAAGATTGTAATACGTTGTTTGTTGCTGAACAGTTAGCTAAATTTGCTAACATTTCCACAAAACTAGTTGGATATGCAGGATTAAAAGATCGTAATGCGATAACAACTCAATTCTTCGGACTGCATATTCCAGGTAAACTAACTCCTGATTTCTCACAATTTAAATTAGCGGGTTGCGAAGTATTATCAGTGACTCGGCACAATAAAAAATTACGAATTGGTGGACTAAAAGGTAATTTTTTCTCTTTACGGCTTAGAGATATCAGTGATGCCAGTGCCCTTGAAGCTAGATTGCAATTAATTCAGCATTCCGGTGTTCCTAATTATTTTGGTGAACAACGTTTTGGTCGTGATGAACATAATTTGACGCAAGCAATGCTGTGGGCTAATGGAGAAATTAATATCAAGGATCGTAAAAAACGCAGTTTTTATTTATCGGCTGCACGCAGTGCGATATTCAATGATATCGTTAGCCAACGCATTGCAAAGGGAATTTTTAATACAGTTCTTAATGGTGATGTATTACAACTTGCTGAACGCGGAAGTTGGTTTGTTGCAGAAGCTAAAGAATTAGATGTTTTACAATCAAGAATGAATCTCGGTGAGTTAAATATTACAGCTCCAATGGTTGGTGATAACCAACTAAATACCATGGAAGATGCGCTACTATTTGAAACATCTTGTATTAATCATCATTGGTCATCCTTTCTGAATTTATTCAAAAAAGAACGAATTGAGACAGCTCGACGAGCAATAATTCTCCGACCGAAAAATTTGACTTGGCAATGGCAAGATCAAGCAACCATCTTAATTAATTTTTGGTTACCTGCTGGATGTTTTGGCACCAGCATTATACGAGAATTAATAGTGTGA
- a CDS encoding TusE/DsrC/DsvC family sulfur relay protein: protein MLELNGKVIATDEAGYLKNWQDWSPELINIIAKSEGISLTDAHLEVVHFVREFYLEYKTSPAIRALVKAMEKKLGVEKGNSRYLYKLFPEGPAKQATKLAGLPKPVKCI from the coding sequence ATGTTAGAGTTAAATGGTAAAGTTATTGCTACCGATGAAGCAGGGTATTTGAAAAATTGGCAGGATTGGAGCCCAGAGTTAATTAATATCATTGCAAAATCAGAAGGAATATCGTTAACTGATGCGCATTTAGAAGTCGTTCATTTTGTTAGAGAGTTTTATTTAGAATATAAAACATCGCCGGCTATAAGAGCATTAGTTAAAGCGATGGAAAAGAAACTTGGTGTTGAAAAAGGTAATAGTCGTTATTTATATAAGCTTTTTCCGGAAGGTCCTGCAAAACAAGCAACCAAATTAGCAGGATTACCAAAACCAGTTAAATGTATCTAA
- a CDS encoding protein-L-isoaspartate(D-aspartate) O-methyltransferase: MFTLKMQSLIGQLKHLGIQDEAVLRAIASVPRERFVDEALSHQAYDNRSLPIGAGQTISQPYIVAKMTELLSLKPSSKVLEIGTGSGYQTAVLAHLVDHVCSIERIKSLQWNTKRRLKRLDIHNVSTRHGDGWLGWPERAPFDGIIVTAAAYEIPQDLMHQLADKGRLVIPIGDQQQSLQVIERRQNQFTITIIETVNFVPLVKGELL; encoded by the coding sequence ATGTTTACCCTAAAAATGCAATCATTAATTGGACAGCTTAAGCATCTTGGAATTCAGGATGAAGCGGTATTAAGAGCGATTGCCTCAGTTCCACGAGAACGATTTGTTGATGAAGCACTTTCTCATCAAGCTTATGATAATCGTTCCTTACCTATAGGTGCAGGGCAAACTATATCTCAGCCGTATATTGTTGCTAAAATGACAGAGTTGCTATCTTTAAAACCGTCTTCGAAAGTACTTGAAATCGGGACAGGTTCAGGTTATCAAACAGCAGTATTAGCGCATTTGGTTGATCACGTTTGTTCTATTGAGCGTATTAAGAGTCTTCAGTGGAATACCAAACGAAGATTAAAACGACTTGATATTCACAATGTTTCAACGAGGCATGGTGATGGATGGTTAGGTTGGCCAGAGCGTGCACCATTTGATGGTATTATTGTAACAGCAGCAGCATACGAAATTCCTCAGGATTTAATGCACCAATTAGCCGATAAAGGACGTTTAGTGATACCGATAGGCGATCAACAACAATCTCTGCAGGTCATTGAAAGAAGACAAAATCAATTCACCATTACAATTATTGAGACGGTTAACTTTGTACCATTAGTTAAAGGCGAGTTATTATAA
- the nagK gene encoding N-acetylglucosamine kinase, translating to MLYGFDIGGTKIELAVFDDELKQVWSKRVDTPTDSYQSFLACLVSLVNEADDRFAVKGQIGIGIPGIINEKDKTVYTTNIDAVKNMPLINDLEQAIHRPISVNNDANCFALSEAYYKAFKHYKNVLGVILGTGLGGGLVINHQLVNGADGCGGEIGHVGLSINMLKILGYDIPLVKCGCGLEGCCERYLSGTGFEWLYHHFYHKQLSAKTILEHYYNGDNDALAHVDRYLELLAAYLANIMMVTNPEIIVIGGGLSNFDLIYHEVPKRLPKYLLPRMTVPRIEKAKYGDAGGARGAALLCYGRELKCE from the coding sequence ATGCTTTATGGATTTGATATTGGCGGTACTAAAATTGAACTAGCGGTTTTTGATGATGAACTAAAACAAGTTTGGAGTAAACGAGTTGACACGCCTACAGACAGCTATCAGTCTTTTTTGGCATGCTTAGTTTCATTAGTAAATGAAGCGGATGATCGTTTTGCCGTTAAAGGTCAAATCGGTATTGGCATTCCCGGCATAATTAATGAAAAAGATAAAACTGTTTATACAACTAATATTGATGCAGTTAAAAATATGCCATTAATAAATGATTTAGAGCAAGCAATTCACCGACCGATATCAGTGAATAATGATGCCAATTGTTTTGCCTTATCAGAAGCCTATTATAAAGCATTTAAGCATTATAAGAATGTTCTTGGTGTAATATTAGGAACGGGATTAGGAGGCGGTTTAGTCATTAATCATCAATTGGTTAATGGTGCTGATGGTTGTGGCGGAGAAATAGGGCATGTTGGTTTATCTATTAATATGTTAAAGATTTTAGGTTATGACATTCCTTTGGTGAAATGTGGTTGTGGACTAGAGGGATGCTGTGAAAGATATCTATCTGGAACAGGCTTTGAATGGTTATATCATCATTTTTATCATAAACAATTATCTGCTAAAACTATTCTAGAACATTATTATAATGGTGATAATGATGCATTAGCGCATGTTGATCGTTATCTTGAATTATTAGCTGCTTATTTAGCTAACATCATGATGGTAACCAATCCAGAGATTATTGTTATCGGTGGAGGATTATCCAATTTTGATCTGATTTATCATGAGGTGCCTAAACGTTTACCTAAATATCTTTTACCGCGTATGACAGTACCAAGAATTGAGAAAGCCAAATATGGTGATGCAGGTGGAGCTCGAGGCGCAGCATTGCTTTGTTATGGTAGAGAACTTAAATGCGAGTAA
- a CDS encoding ABC transporter permease subunit (The N-terminal region of this protein, as described by TIGR01726, is a three transmembrane segment that identifies a subfamily of ABC transporter permease subunits, which specificities that include histidine, arginine, glutamine, glutamate, L-cystine (sic), the opines (in Agrobacterium) octopine and nopaline, etc.) gives MQLFEWIANIPTLIMDHYEILLSGLWLTIKITFTAVVVGIVWGTVLALMRLSNIKILNIIAQIYVNLFRSIPLLLVLLWFYLALPQAIKYLFNLPPYADVRIASAMIAFALFEAAYYSEIIRAGINAVSKGQYHAAFALGMTKKQTMSLIILPQAFKAMIPLLLTQGIILFQDTSLVYVMSLIDLFGASVTHIGMSQGGTAKYSMIIFAAVCYFIICFSASRLVSYLKKD, from the coding sequence ATGCAATTATTTGAATGGATTGCAAATATTCCAACACTTATTATGGATCATTATGAAATATTGTTAAGTGGTTTATGGTTAACGATAAAGATTACTTTTACTGCAGTAGTGGTAGGGATTGTTTGGGGAACTGTATTAGCTTTAATGCGTTTATCCAACATTAAGATATTAAATATTATTGCGCAAATTTATGTCAACTTATTCCGCTCAATACCATTATTATTAGTATTGTTATGGTTCTATTTGGCATTGCCTCAAGCGATTAAATACCTATTTAATTTACCGCCTTATGCGGATGTACGAATAGCTTCTGCTATGATCGCTTTTGCCTTATTTGAAGCAGCTTATTATTCAGAAATCATCAGGGCTGGTATTAATGCTGTTAGTAAAGGCCAATATCATGCAGCTTTTGCTTTAGGTATGACTAAAAAGCAAACTATGAGTCTAATTATTTTGCCACAAGCATTTAAAGCGATGATTCCACTATTATTAACACAAGGTATAATCTTGTTCCAAGATACATCATTGGTCTATGTAATGAGTCTAATTGATTTATTTGGTGCAAGTGTTACTCATATTGGAATGTCTCAAGGTGGTACAGCAAAATATTCAATGATCATCTTTGCTGCTGTTTGTTATTTTATTATTTGTTTTAGCGCATCGCGTTTAGTGAGTTATTTGAAGAAGGACTAA
- the ftsB gene encoding cell division protein FtsB, translated as MLLKWRLPALLLVILCYLQYALWFGQNNVSDYLQNRDIVAKLTYENNQLKMRNEQMFAEIADLYQGSEAIEERARSHLGMIKPNEHFYRIVTESVSPK; from the coding sequence ATGTTGTTAAAATGGCGACTACCCGCTCTATTATTAGTTATATTATGTTATTTACAATATGCGCTTTGGTTTGGTCAGAACAATGTTTCAGATTATCTTCAAAACCGAGATATTGTTGCTAAGCTAACATATGAAAATAATCAATTAAAAATGCGTAATGAGCAAATGTTTGCCGAAATAGCTGATCTTTATCAAGGATCGGAAGCGATTGAAGAGCGTGCAAGGAGTCATCTTGGTATGATTAAGCCTAATGAACACTTCTATCGCATAGTAACAGAATCAGTATCACCGAAATGA
- a CDS encoding amino acid ABC transporter ATP-binding protein gives MITLKNISKWYGRFQVLKDCTTQVNKGEVVVVCGPSGSGKSTLIKTVNGLEPVQKGQIFIGDTEITSRATNLARLRSKVGMVFQHFELFPHLTILKNLTLAQIKVLGRTEAEAKEKALALLERVGLSAHANKYPGQLSGGQQQRVAIARALCMDPVVMLFDEPTSALDPEMVNEVLDVMVELAYEGMTMMVVTHEMGFARKVAHRVIFMDKGEIIEDTSKEQFFNNPQTDRAKDFLAKIIH, from the coding sequence ATGATTACCTTAAAAAATATATCCAAATGGTATGGTCGATTTCAAGTTTTAAAAGATTGTACAACACAAGTAAATAAAGGTGAGGTTGTCGTTGTTTGTGGTCCATCTGGTTCAGGTAAATCAACGCTGATCAAAACAGTTAATGGACTTGAGCCTGTACAAAAAGGACAAATTTTTATAGGCGATACTGAAATCACCAGTAGAGCGACTAACTTAGCTCGTTTACGCTCAAAAGTTGGTATGGTGTTCCAACATTTTGAATTGTTCCCACACCTAACAATTCTAAAAAATCTAACTTTAGCTCAGATCAAAGTCTTAGGTCGTACCGAAGCTGAAGCCAAAGAAAAGGCACTTGCTTTACTTGAACGAGTCGGGTTATCTGCACATGCCAATAAATATCCTGGCCAACTTTCAGGTGGTCAACAACAACGTGTTGCGATTGCTCGTGCATTATGTATGGATCCTGTTGTTATGTTATTTGATGAACCAACTTCAGCTCTAGATCCTGAAATGGTGAATGAAGTATTAGATGTTATGGTCGAATTGGCTTACGAAGGTATGACAATGATGGTAGTTACTCACGAAATGGGTTTTGCGCGTAAAGTAGCTCATCGTGTTATTTTTATGGATAAAGGTGAAATTATCGAAGATACTTCAAAAGAACAATTCTTCAATAATCCACAAACTGATCGTGCTAAAGACTTTTTAGCTAAGATTATCCATTAA
- the ispD gene encoding 2-C-methyl-D-erythritol 4-phosphate cytidylyltransferase, producing the protein MSMIKNLEKTKLMAIVPAAGIGTRMNSPIAKQYIKLGSLTVLEYTLDKLLTFPLIEKIIVVLHPNDSYFQNLSVSNHKKIHITYGGENRSDSVLAGLKLLDNHDWVLVHDAARPCILHSDINKLVNQVLIDEQNGGILATKVTDTIKRSSIDKNNYIAETCDRSLLWAAATPQMFKVQELRDNLSRAITLGLTITDEASAMELAGKFPKLIECRRDNIKITRQEDLALAAFFLKEQGYYQE; encoded by the coding sequence ATGAGTATGATTAAAAATTTAGAAAAAACAAAATTAATGGCTATTGTACCTGCAGCAGGAATTGGTACCCGAATGAATAGCCCTATAGCTAAACAGTATATTAAACTCGGTTCATTAACAGTTTTAGAATACACCTTGGATAAATTACTTACTTTTCCTTTGATTGAAAAAATCATAGTAGTGCTCCATCCTAATGATAGTTATTTTCAGAATTTATCTGTATCTAATCATAAAAAGATCCATATTACGTATGGTGGCGAAAATCGTTCAGACTCTGTTCTTGCAGGATTAAAACTCTTAGATAACCATGATTGGGTATTGGTACATGATGCAGCTCGTCCTTGCATTTTGCATAGTGATATCAATAAGTTAGTTAATCAAGTGCTTATTGATGAACAAAATGGTGGTATTTTGGCGACCAAAGTCACTGATACCATAAAAAGATCATCAATCGATAAAAACAATTATATAGCAGAAACTTGCGATCGAAGTTTGTTATGGGCGGCAGCAACCCCACAAATGTTTAAAGTACAGGAATTAAGAGATAATTTATCTAGAGCAATAACTCTCGGTTTAACGATAACTGATGAGGCTTCAGCTATGGAGTTAGCTGGTAAATTTCCAAAATTAATAGAATGCAGGCGTGATAATATCAAAATTACCCGTCAGGAAGATCTTGCTTTAGCTGCATTTTTTTTAAAAGAGCAAGGTTATTATCAAGAGTAA
- the recD gene encoding exodeoxyribonuclease V subunit alpha — protein MMTGNDLLELLKSNGIITALDFYLANFLHQKANINDPQANRRFAFLLAWLSLEVRSGHVCIDLTQLTKKQFDYRIGRELSDSIFTDLDKPKLTDWLKLCAEISHDIISDGQNLTPLILCSNRLYFQRMWLYEKRVAQYFALNQHSYHFEDKTSVCSLIDTLFPSTNSVEIDWQKVAVVSALTHKIAIISGGPGTGKTTTISKLLTALLTINHENTLTNLRIVATAPTGKAAARLTESLSSALSSLTIADPIKSSLPTEAITLHRLLGARPNSNQYLYNEHNLLNIDLLLIDEASMVDLSMMAKIINALPEHCRLILLGDKEQLSSVEAGAVFADLCQMMEQGYSQNHIDTIYEICQYRLESNTQHQANFADCVCLLQKSYRFNLNSGIGVLANYIKEGQNEAIELLFKQNKHHDIVLNPLVDENHYIKAIQHTVSYYSHYLLQILKYPTKIQHILTCFAEFRLLCALREGRYGVSGLNKIIEQELEKQNIIHRNKNQAWYVGRPIMILRNSFSLGLFNGDIGITLPDPHNKDKLRVYFSLPSGEIKGFAPYRLPEHETAYAMTIHKSQGSEFDHISIILPTEYSPLLTRSLLYTAVTRAKKNVAIFADNQILSRTVLSKTQRQSGLLYELENITANLNKVAE, from the coding sequence ATGATGACCGGAAACGATTTATTAGAGCTTTTGAAATCTAATGGGATTATTACTGCATTAGATTTCTATCTTGCCAATTTTCTACATCAGAAAGCAAATATAAACGATCCACAGGCCAATCGTCGGTTTGCCTTTCTTCTAGCTTGGCTAAGTCTCGAAGTTAGGTCTGGTCATGTGTGCATTGATTTGACACAATTAACTAAAAAACAATTTGACTATCGCATTGGTCGGGAATTATCAGATTCTATATTCACCGATTTAGATAAACCGAAATTAACGGATTGGTTAAAATTATGTGCGGAAATTAGTCATGATATTATTAGCGATGGTCAAAACTTAACGCCCCTAATATTATGTTCCAATCGACTCTATTTTCAACGAATGTGGCTATATGAAAAACGAGTTGCACAGTATTTTGCTTTGAATCAACATTCATATCATTTCGAGGATAAAACTAGCGTTTGTTCGTTAATAGATACGCTTTTTCCAAGTACAAATAGCGTTGAGATTGATTGGCAAAAGGTAGCAGTTGTTTCAGCATTAACTCACAAAATAGCTATTATATCGGGAGGACCGGGTACAGGTAAAACAACAACGATCAGTAAATTACTCACTGCTTTACTTACGATTAATCATGAAAATACTTTAACAAATTTACGTATTGTAGCAACTGCACCGACAGGAAAAGCCGCTGCTAGATTAACCGAGTCTTTAAGTTCGGCATTATCAAGCTTGACTATTGCTGATCCTATTAAATCAAGTTTACCAACAGAAGCCATTACACTTCACCGTTTGTTAGGTGCTCGTCCAAATAGTAATCAATATCTCTATAATGAGCATAACTTATTAAATATTGATCTTCTGTTAATTGATGAAGCTTCAATGGTCGATTTATCTATGATGGCTAAGATTATTAATGCATTACCAGAGCATTGTCGACTTATCTTATTAGGTGATAAGGAACAACTTTCTTCAGTTGAAGCCGGGGCAGTTTTTGCAGATCTATGTCAAATGATGGAACAGGGATACAGTCAAAATCACATTGATACAATTTATGAAATTTGCCAATATCGTTTAGAATCCAATACGCAGCATCAAGCAAACTTTGCTGATTGCGTATGTTTATTACAGAAGAGTTATCGTTTTAATCTAAATTCTGGTATTGGTGTTTTAGCTAATTACATCAAAGAAGGACAAAATGAAGCGATAGAACTATTATTTAAACAGAATAAACATCATGATATTGTTCTAAATCCGTTAGTTGATGAGAATCATTATATCAAAGCGATTCAGCATACAGTGTCCTATTATAGTCATTATTTATTGCAGATTTTAAAATACCCAACAAAAATCCAACATATATTAACTTGTTTTGCCGAATTTCGCTTACTTTGTGCTTTAAGGGAAGGGCGATATGGTGTTTCAGGTTTAAATAAAATTATTGAACAAGAATTAGAAAAACAAAATATTATTCATCGCAATAAAAATCAAGCTTGGTATGTTGGAAGACCCATCATGATATTACGTAATAGTTTCTCATTAGGTTTGTTTAATGGTGATATTGGTATTACATTGCCTGATCCCCATAATAAAGATAAATTAAGAGTTTATTTTTCTTTACCGAGTGGGGAAATTAAGGGATTTGCTCCTTATCGTTTACCAGAACATGAAACAGCTTATGCTATGACAATACATAAATCTCAAGGTTCAGAGTTCGATCATATCAGTATTATTTTGCCTACAGAATATTCACCATTATTAACACGATCACTATTATATACAGCCGTAACACGTGCGAAAAAGAATGTGGCTATTTTTGCCGATAATCAGATCCTATCTCGGACTGTACTGAGTAAAACTCAACGTCAAAGTGGATTATTATACGAATTAGAAAATATAACAGCAAACCTCAACAAGGTGGCTGAATAG
- a CDS encoding acyl carrier protein, protein MEEATESKKGSIALDTDLIDSGLVDSMNIMALIVFLEEQTGKPIPLEDLDISFFNNVASIAN, encoded by the coding sequence TTGGAAGAAGCAACTGAATCGAAGAAAGGTAGTATTGCTCTAGATACGGATTTAATTGATTCTGGACTTGTTGATAGTATGAATATCATGGCTTTAATAGTCTTCTTAGAAGAACAAACAGGAAAACCAATTCCCTTGGAAGATCTTGATATATCTTTCTTTAATAATGTTGCAAGTATCGCTAATTAA